In the genome of Luteitalea pratensis, the window TCGACGCCGTCGGCTTCGTACCCATCGAACGCGAGAACCGGGAACGCGCGACCCAGGCGATCGACCAGGCCGCACGCAGCGTGCAGTCCGGCAACTCGCTCCTGATGTTCCCCGAAGGCACGCGCAGCCGGACCGGCGAACTGCTCCCGTTCAAGAAAGGGGCGTTCGTCCTCGCCATCAAGGTCCAGGCGCCGGTCGTGCCGACTGCGATCTTCGGCGCGGCCAGGGCGATGCGCCCGGGCAGCCCGCTCATCTGGCCGACGACGGTGCGCGTGCATTTTGGCGCGCCAGTCGAGACGGCGGGTCTCGAACTCGCCGACCGCGACACTCTCGCCCAGCGGGTTCGAGGTGAAGTAGCGCATTTGCTCGACGACGCGGCGCGCGCCGACGGCGGGACTTCAGGTAGCCTGTAGCCTGGAGGTGTCGCCACGCTGGCGGCCGACGCACTGACTATGGACCTTCTCCTGACGCTCGGGCGGACGCTCGGCTTCTCCATGGCTGCCGGCGTCAATCTCTACGCCACGGTCGGCATCCTGGGGCTCGCCTCGCGCTACGGATGGGTGTCCCTGCCCGAACAGTTCAAGGTCTTCGATCACGACGTCGTGATTTATTCCGCGCTGGCGTTGTTTGTCATCGAGTTCGTGGCCGACAAGATCCCGTGGATCGACACCCTCTGGGATGGCGTGCACACCGCCATTCGCCCCCTCGGCGGGGCGCTCATCGCCGTCAGCACGCTCGGTGAGGCATCGCCGGCGCTGCAGGGCCTCGTCGCCCTGCTCGGCGGCGGCCTTGCCGCGTCGAGTCACCTCACCAAGGCCGGCACACGTGTCACCGTCAACGCCAGCCCCGAGCCCTTCTCGAACTGGATGCTGAGCCTGTTCGAAGATGCCTTCGTGTTCGCGCTGGCAGGACTCGCGCTCAAGTTCCCGCTCATCGCGCTGGCCGTCGTGATCGTGGCGTTCGTGGTCTGCATCGCCGTCCTTACCTACGTCGTTCGCACGCTGCGCCGCGTGTTCGCGCGGCGCCGGCAGTCCCTGTTCGGCGAGCAGCCCGCCTGAGCCGTCGGCGGGCGGTCAGCCACCGACGGTGAAGCGCAACTCGAAGGGCGCGAGGGGCTGGCTGTCGAAGGCCGTGATGCCTGGCGCCAGCCTGATGATCACGGTGCGGAACCGCTCGAACGGCGCCGAGAACTTCAACTCCAGCGTTCGTCGGCCCTGGTCGTAGTTGGCGACGAAGGGCGGTGTACTAGCCGGCGGGATGCCACGTTCCGCCGCCTCGCGCGCGTCGTAGGCCGCCATCACGTTGCCCTTGAAGGACTGCGGCGTCATGTCGCGCGAGAACTGCAGGCGGACGCGGGCATCAGCCGTGACGTCCACCTCTCCGGCTGTTGGCGTGGAGAAGATGACCTGTGGTGGCGGTGCAGGGGGCGCCACTTCCGTGGTCTCGACGGGTGTGGTGTCCGACACCGGCTGCGTGGTGCGGATGGCGATGGCCTCGATCCAGACGAGGCCCTTGCTGGTGTGGACGTCACCCTGGACCTCGAGCCATCGTCCCGTGTCGACGCGCGCGTCGACGTTCAGATCGAAGCCCTGCCCCTTCGGTCGTCGGCCCACGACCCAGAGACTCGCGTCGGCCAGCTGGATCACGAAGTCGAACTTGCTGCGCGCTGGGCTCGCCGGCTGATCCCCGAAGAGGTTGCGGCCCCGGAATCGACCACTGACGGTCACCGACTGTCCGTCGAACCGCAGCGGGTCGAGCGCGAGGCCGCGCACCGATGGTGCGGTGAATGGCTCGGCCTTCCTGACCTCGTTCACGACGATCACCAGCAACTCGCCCTGCGCCGGCCATTCACGCTGAAGGACCTTCTGGGACAAGGCTGCGAGGCCGTACGTCGAGACCCGCTGGTCGTCGTGGGTGAGGCGGCCGACGTCGATGAACGTTCCCGCTACCTCGACGTCGCCCGTCACCTGGGCAGTCGCGGCATCGCCAACGGCGAGCAGGCGTGTCTCCCCACTGAGCAGGGCGGTGCCCACCTGGTCGGTGACCAGCTTGGCACGGACCCTGACCGCCTGGAGGTGGTAGAACCCGGCGTACGCCGTCAGGGCACCGAGGGTGGTCGCCTTGCGCCCTGAGGCGCCCTCGGCGCGTATCTGCGACGAGGCGGGCGACACGCCCGACAGCAGGGCGAGGACGAGGAGTATCAGGCTACGGACCAACATATGTGAGTAACGACGCCTCCCGAGGCCCCTCAGTTGACGCGCCGGCGTCCGACCCGGGCCAGGATCACCCCCAGCATCAGGAAGACGGCCAGCCCGATGACGTGCCCGGCGACGCCCTCGTGCAGCGCCGGAATGCGGCCGAGGCTCTCCTGGGCATCCTCGACCCGCAGGCTCGCTGGCATGTATTCCCGCGAGCCGTACAGGACCGCGTACGCGATGCCGGCGATCGACCCGCCGGCGATAAGCCCGGAACTGAAGAGCGTGCCGGCACTCACTTCGGATTGCTCATGGTGCCCGGTCGCGCGCTCGACCAGCCAGCGCACGACCCCGCCCACGAAGATCGGGGCAGTCGTGGCGATCGGAAGATACGCCCCGACGGCGAACGACAACGATCGCACGCCGCACAGTTCCATCGTCACGGCGATGAAGACGCCGGTGAGCACCAATCCCCAGGGCAGATTCTGACTGAGGAGGCCACGGATGATGGTCGACATCAGTGTCGCCTGCGGCGCGGGCAGGGCGTTGGAGCCGATCACCATCACCTTGTGCAGGTACAGCGTCGTCAGTCCGATGATGAGAGCCGAGACGAGCACGCCGACCAGGAGGCCGACCTGCTGGTGCCGCGGCGTGGCGCCGACGATGAAGCCGGTCTTGAGATCCTGCGAGGTCGCACCGGCGTTGGCGGCCGCGATGCAGACCACGGCGCCGACGGTCAGGGCGATCGGCGCGTAGACGTCGCCGGTCCAGCCGATGGCCACGAAGATCGTGCACGTCAGGATGAGGGTGGCGATGGTCATGCCCGACACCGGGCTGGAGGAACTGCCGATCAGGCCGACGATGCGCGAGGCGACCGTCACGAAGAAGAACCCGAAGACGACGACGAGCAGGGCGGCGAGCGGATTGCCCTGTGTCGGCATGCCGGGGGCGACCGCCAGGAACACGCCCAGCAACAGGGTGCCACCCAGGACGATGCCGATGGGGAGGTCGCGCTCGGTGCGCAGTGGCGCGTGTCCGGCGCTCTCGGCGCGGAAGTCCTTCAGGCTGTCGCGGAACGATCCGACGATTGTCGGGATCGTCCGGGCCAGCGTGATCAGGCCCGCCGCGAGCACCGCGCCAGCGCCGATGTACCGGATGTACTGACTCCAGATCTGCCCGGGCGCCATGTCGATGATGCGCAAGCCATCGGGTGGCGCCGGCGGAAAGGGCGTCGGCATGTACGCACCGACGATGGTCAGCAGGGGCAGCAACACCAGCCACGACAGCACGCCGCCTGCGACCATCTCGCCGGCGATACGTGGCCCGATCACGTACCCCACGCCCATGTACTCGGGCGAGATGTCGACGTTGAGCGTGGCGTTGGGAAACGCACTGGTCTTCGGCGTGGTGTAGCCCACCTCGGTGCGCACGATCTGGAAGATCCACGGCAGCGCCTTGAAGAGCGCGCCGATGCCGAGCCCCTGGAAAACCAGCGTCGCCAGTTGTCCACCCCGTTCGCCGGCGATCAGCACGTCGGCGCACGCAGCGCCTTCCGGATACGGCAGGACGCCGTGTTCCTTGACGATGAGGGCCCGCCGGAGTGGCACCATCAGCAGCACGCCGAGGATGCCACCGGCAAACGCGAGGACCGTGATCTGGAAGTAGTTGAAGTACGCCGGGCCGTGGGGCGTGAGGAAGATGAGGGCCGGGATCGTGAACACCACGCCCGCGGCGACCGACTCTCCCGCCGAACCGATGGTCTGGACGATGTTGTTCTCGAGGATCGTTGAGCCGCCGAAACGCTTCAGCACGGAGATCGCGAGCACCGCGATCGGGATCGATGCACTGACCGTCAGTCCGGCGCGCAGCCCCAGGTACACGGTGGACGCCCCGAACAGGAGTCCGAACAGCGCCCCGAGCAGGACCGCCCGGGCGGTGAACTCGGGCGGCGCCTGGTCCGGAGGCACGAACGGCGTGAACGAAGGCTGAGCCATTGGGGAGCTATAGCAGATCGAGGGACAGGGGAATAGGAAGAAGTCGGTTTCCCTTGTCCCTTGGACTGTGTTCTCATCGTCCGCGTGGCCGAGCCTGAGCGCGACCGGACTGGCGGAGACCAGGTGTCGGAGCTCACGACGGCCAGGCTGTCGGTGTACCTGCGGTGTCTCGAGTCGCTGGACGCAAGCGGCGTCAACACCGTCTCGTCGCAGGGCCTGGCCACCCAGTTTCAGCTCAATGCGGCGCAAATCCGCAAGGATCTCGCGCACTTCGGCGAGTTCGGGATCCGCGGCGTGGGGTACTACGTCAAGGACCTCAAGCGTCACCTGCGGCAGATCCTCGGGCTCGACCGCAGCATCAAGGTGGTCATCATCGGTGCCGGCAACCTCGGCGTCGCACTCGCCGACTATGCGGGCTTCCGCCTGGACGGATTCGACGTGGTCGCCCTGCTCGACACGGCACGCGAGAAGGTCGGACAGTACTCGCGCAGTGGCGTGCCGATTCGCCATGCGCGTGAACTGGAACGACTGGTCGAGCGCGAGAAGATCGACATCGCCGTCGTGACCGTGCCGCCCGACGCCGCGCAGGAAACGGTGGACGGCGTAGTCGCAGCGGGCATTCGTGCCATCCTGAACTTCTCGCCGGTCAGCCCGCGGGTGCCGCCGCACGTGAAGCTGAAGAACATGGACCTCACCATCACGTTCGAAAGCCTGTCGTTCTTCCTCGCCAATGGCCACGTCGACCCGTAAGCGGCCGCGCTCGTCCGGCCTCACGCACGCCGACGCGCAGGGGCGTGTGCGGATGGTCGACGTGTCCGACAAGGCCGTGACCTCGCGCATGGCAGTGGCGACCGGATTCGTCCGCGTGTCGGCCGCCGCGCGTCGTCTCGTGCGCGCCGGCGCGGTGAAGAAGGGCGATCCGCTTCAGGCCGCGCGGCTGGCCGGAATCATGGCCGCCAAGGGGACGGCGACGCTGATCCCCTTGTGCCACCCGTTGTCGCTGACCGGGGTGCTGGTGGACGTCGAACTGGCACGGGGCGGCATCGCGATCACGGCCACGGTGAAGACCTCCGGTCAGACCGGCGTCGAGATGGAGGCACTGACCGCAGTGGCCGTCGCGGGGCTCACGGTCTACGACATGCTCAAGGCCGTGGACAAGTCCATGGTCATCGAACAGATCGTCCTGGTCGAGAAGCGGGGCGGGCGTAGCGGCGACGTGGTCAGGCGATCCTGATGTACGGTACTCGCGTCCCCGGTACCCGACACCCGGCACCCGCGTGAGACCTTCGATGCCTACCGCCGTCGCATCCCAACGTCGTCCATACCGCTTCCCGCCCGCCGTGACGTCGCGGCTCCGTTCACTTGCGCAACTGCCCGCCGATCTGTTGCGCGAGCACCCGCGCCCCGACCTTTTGCAACAGTGCACGTCGGCCGGGTTGCGGCCGTGCGCCACTGACGCATTCGTCGAGCGGGTGCGGGCGACAGGGTTGGCGCTGGCGGACATGGGGCTGCAGCCCGGCGACCGCGTCGCGATCATGTCCGAGACGCGCCAGGAGTGGATCGTCGCCGACATGGGCATCGTGACCGCGCGGCTGGTGACGGCGCCGATCTATCCGACGCTCTCCGGGCTGCAGGCGCGGTTCATCCTGCAGGACTCCGGGGCGCGTGGCGTCTTCGTCTCCGACGTGGCGCAGGCCGAGAAGATCCTGGCGGTCCGGCATCTGTTACCGGCGCTGGAATTCATCGTCGTGTTCACCGACGAAGTGCCGCCGGCGGCTGTACGTGGCAGCCACACCGTGCTGCGCCTCGAAGGCCTGATCGAGCGTGGCCGCGCCCTTGCGAGCGACCCATTGGCCGTGGCCCGCTACGAGGCAGGGATCGATGCCGTGGCGCCCGACGACCTGTTCACGATCATCTACACGTCCGGGACGACAGGCGAGCCCAAGGGCGTGATGCTGACGCACGACAACGTCTTGTCGAACATCGCGGCCGTGATCCCGGTGCTCGAACTCGACAGCGGTGACGTCGCGCTCAGCTACCTCCCGCTGAGCCACGTCTTCGAGCGCATGGTGACGTACCTCTACCTGTACGAGGGCCTCACGGTGTGTCACGCCGAGTCGCTGGACACGCTCGCGCGCGATCTCCAGCTGGTGCAACCAACCGTGATGACCGGGGTGCCGCGTGTCTACGAGAAGCTGCACACGAAGATCCACGAGACCGTGGCCGCCGGTCCCGCCTTCCGGCGACGCCTGTTCGACTGGGCGGTCCGCATCGGCATCGACGCTTCGGCGGCGCGCCATGAGGGCCGCGCGCTGTCGCCGTTCCTGAAAATGCAGGAGGCCGTCGCCGACGGGCTGGTCGCCTCGAAGATCCGCGCGAAGGTTGGCGGACGACTGCGCCTCGCCGTGTCTGGAAGTGCGCCTCTGCCGGCGCACATCGCGCGCTTCTTCCACGCGGTCGGCGTACCGCTCATCGAAGGGTACGGGCTCACGGAGACATCGCCGGTCATCACGGTCAATCCGCGCGACCGGCCACGCTTCGGGAGCGTCGGCTGCGTCGTCGACGGCGTCGAGGTGGCGATCGCGGAGGACGGCGAGATCCTCACCCGCGGCCCGCACGTGATGAAGGGCTACTGGAACCGTCCCGACGAGACCGCTGCCGCGCTGAGCCAGGGCGGCTGGTTCCACACCGGCGACATCGGCACGCTCGGTGACGATGGCTTCCTCACGATTACGGATCGGAAGAAGGAACTGCTGGTCACGTCGGGTGGCAAGAAGATCGCACCGGCGCCCATCGAGGCGCTGCTCAAGCGCCACCCGCTGGTGGCCGAGGCGATGATCGTCGGCGAGGCGCGCAAGTTCCCGGCGGTGCTGATCGTGCCGAATTTCACTGCGCTCGAGCAACGGCTCAAGGTCCTCGGCCTGCCGTCCGGCTCTCGCGAAGAGCTGGTCACGCGCGAAGATGTCGTCTCGCTGTTCCATGAGGTCGTCGAGCCCCTGAACCGCGACCTGGCGCAGTTCGAGCGCCTGAAGAAGCTGGCGTTGCTGCCGGCGGAGTTCTCGATCGCGACGGGCGAACTGACGCCGACACTCAAGCTGCGGCGGCGCGTCGTCCTCGAGCGTTGGCATGGGGTGGTGGAACGGTTGTACGAGCAGGCGTGAGCTCCGCCTTCGCCGAGGCTTCGGCGGACAAAACGGGTGGAGTGATACCGGCCCTTCCTGAAGGAGACACAGCGACATGAGTGCCAGGGTGTACGAGGCCATCAACGATCAGGTCAACAACGAACTCTCGGCGTCGCACAGCTACCTGGCGATGTCCGGAGTGTGCGAGGAACTCAATTTCCCCGGAGCCGCACACTGGTTCCGCGTCCAGAGCGAGGAGGAGCGGGCGCACGCCCTGCGCCTGTTCGACTTCGTGCATGCCCGCAATCACGTGGTGTCGTTGCGCAAGATCCAGAACGAGACCACGCGTGCGACGGCGCTGGTCGAGGTGTTCCGCGCCTCGCTCGCGCAGGAGGAGCAGGTCAGCCAGCAGATTGACGCGCTCTACGACCTGGCGATGCAGGAGAAGGACTTTGCCGCGGTCGTCGAGATGCAATGGTTCGTCACCGAGCAGGTCGAGGAGGAGAAGTCGGCGCGCGACATCATCGCCAAGCTGGAGATGGCGGGCAACGACGCGCGCGCGCTGCTGGAGATCGACCGGGAACTCGGCGCGCGAGCGGGGATGCCTGGTGGTGCGGGACCGCGCGGTGGTCCGCCGGCGGCGCGGTAGCGAACCCGCGGTGAATGAACCGTCTCAAGTCTCAAGTCTCACGCAAGACGTGGGACCTGAGCCCTGAGCCCTGAGACCTGAGACCTGAGTTGACCGTCGGACGCGTGCCGACGGTCACCCGTTGGCCGCTAGTCGAAGATGCGGGCCTTGGGAAGTGGCCACCACCGCAGCTGGACCTTCCCGATGATGTACTTCTTGGGCACCGACCCCCAGTGCCGGCTGTCGGAACTGTTGTTCCGATGGTCGCCCATCACGAAGTAGTAGCCCTCGGGAATCTCCTGCGGGCCCCAATCGTCGTGGCCGCGGTACTCATTGGGAACGTAGTCGTCCTCGAGTTGCACGTCGTTCACGAAGACGCGTCCGTCGACGATGCGGACGCGGTCGTTCTCCTCGGCGATGACCCGCTTGACGAACGACTTGTCGGGGTCGACCGGGTACCAGAGCATCACGATGTCGCCCCGATGCGGCTCACCGAGCTTGTAGATGGCCTTGTTGACGATGAGGCGATCCTGGTCCGAGAGCGTGGGGGCCATGCTCAGGCCCTCGACCCGCGCCACCTGGAACCCGAACGTGACAATCAGCGTGGCGTAGACGGCCGCTGACGCCAGCGTCTTGAACCAGGTGAACAGTTCCTCGGCCGCTCGCAGCCACAACGAGGGGCGGCGCACCTCGGCCGTGGCGACCCGCAAGGCATCGTCAGCAGCCTGCGCAGAAACCGGCGCGACGACGGGGGTGAAGCCCGAGGGAGGGTTGGGGCCCACGACCGGGGAGAAGCCGGACGAGGCGACCTCCAGCCTCAGAGTTGCAGGTACTCCCGGAGCCGCTTGGTCTGGGCTCGACTGACCGGGATCTCCGTCGCCTTCGCGTCGCGCATCCTCAGGATGAAATTCCGGCTGAACCAGGGGACTATCTCCTTGATCTTGTTGATGTTGACGAGATACGAGCGATGCACGCGCCAGAACACGGCATGGTCCAGCTGCGCCTGCAACTCGTCGAGCGTCCGGTAATTGGACGTTCCCGTCACCTGACTGGCTACGACTGTGACCTCGTCCTCGTTCAGCGACGCGTAGATGAGATCTTCGGCCTGCACCAGCAATATCCGGTCGGCCACCTTGACGACCAGGGGTGACCGCCGCGTCTGCCGAGCCGACACCGCTTCCACGATCTGGGCGAGCGCCTGGGGCGAGACGACTCCCGCCCTGGCCAGCTCGAGCCGGCTCCTGGCGCGGCCGAGCGCCTGGTCCAGCCTGGCGGGATCGACCGGCTTGAGCAGGTAATCGACCGCATTCACCTGGAACGCATCCAGCGCGTATTGATCGAAGGCCGTCACGAAGACGATGTGCGGCTGGACCATCCGTTCAGCCACCTGTCGCGCCACTTCGAAGCCCGTGAGGCCCGGCATCTGGACGTCCAGGAACACCACGTCTGGTTCGAGGTCGTCGAGCAGTTCGAGGGCGGCCACGCCGTTGTCGGCCTGACCGATGACCTCCACGGCCTCCACCTGCGACAGGAGGTAGCAGAGCTCCTCCCGCGCCGGCTGCTCATCGTCCACGACCAGGGCGCTGATCTTCATGTTACGCGGTCCGCCGTTCCGGCAGCAGGAGATCCGGGATCTCGAGCCGCACCTGCGTGCCCTGTCCCGGAGCGCTCGTGATGGCCAGACGGCCCTGCGCGCCGTAGATGACGCGGAGCCGCTCGGAGACGTTCGCGAGCCCGATCCCGCCGTGCGGCAAGCGCGCGGGGCGGTCCTCGTCGATGCCGATCCCGTTGTCGATGACCTCGAGGACGGTCACCGTCCCCTGGCGCTGCGATCGAAGCGTAATCAGCCGTTCGCCCAGCTTGTCGGCGAGGCCGTGCTTGATCGAGTTCTCGACCAGGGGCTGCAGGATCATGCTCGGCACGACATGGTCGAGCGTGGCCGGATCGAGATCCTTGTCGACGCGCAGCGACGGCCCGAACCGCACGCATTCGATGTCGAGGTATTCGTCCACGGCCGTGAGTTCGTCGCGCAGCGAGACGAAGTGGTCATGCGCCCGCAGGCGGCGCCGGAGCAGGCCGGACAATCGGTTGATCAGCATGCGGGCCGTATCCGGCCGGGTGCGGATCAGCGAGGAGATGGACGTCAGCGTGTTGAACAGGAAGTGCGGGTTGATCTGGCTCGTGAGCGCCTCGATCCGCGCCTCGAGCAGCAGCGCTTCCTGCTCCTGCAATTTGTGCTCGACCCTGGCCAGGTTCCAGATCTTGATGGGGATGGCGACGGTCAGGGTCGTGGCGAGCAGCGTCAGCCCGAGCATACCGGCCGAGTTGGCCGGGAAGAAGAACAGGCGATCGGCGCCGTAGCGATGCCCAAGCACCTGCCGCAACACCTCGAGGGCAATCGGAGCGGCGATGAGCAGCATCTGCCAGTCGACGTCGAGGCGCCGGACCAGCTTCCAGAGATAGCGGAACAGGCCGGTGAGAACGAAGGGGGAGAAGTGCCAGATCGCGTCCTTGGGGCAGATTTCGCGCAATCCGCCGCCGGCAAAGCCGCACCCCACAAACAGCGGCAAGGCGATCCACTCACCGCCGGCCAGCGCCGTCAGCCCGACCATCGCGCCGACGATGGCGCCGGCGTAGGGACCGGCCACGAGGCCCGCCAGATACGCGCCCCCGAGTGACACGTCGGCCGCGGCGTATCCAAGCAGGAGCCGACTGCCGACGCCGGCGGCCAACGGCACCCCGAGGGCGCCGATGAACTTGACGCGTTCCGGCCAGTCGCGCCGCTCGGTCAGCAGCAGCGTCCGGAACCGCCGGAACCGCACCAGCATCGTCGACAGCGCCGCGATGCCGGCCAGCTGCACGATGAGCGTGACCAGCAGGTACTGCTCCGCGGAGAGGAATCTCGGCTCGTGGAGCACACGGCAGTGTAAACACAATCGGCCAACGCTGAACGCCGAACGCTGACGGGAAAGGGCGACTCCCGAGTCCCGATTCGGGAATTTCGCGTTGGGGTCGA includes:
- a CDS encoding lysophospholipid acyltransferase family protein, whose protein sequence is MSTLITAVRSLVAYVFVIAYLVIIGAPALLIGIATNTHRHLIVLAVACIRIALGILGIRVMVAGGEHIQRGRAALYAVNHASNVEPPIIFAVLRELTPRLKVVYKAVLRKLPILGRGFDAVGFVPIERENRERATQAIDQAARSVQSGNSLLMFPEGTRSRTGELLPFKKGAFVLAIKVQAPVVPTAIFGAARAMRPGSPLIWPTTVRVHFGAPVETAGLELADRDTLAQRVRGEVAHLLDDAARADGGTSGSL
- a CDS encoding DUF4126 domain-containing protein → MDLLLTLGRTLGFSMAAGVNLYATVGILGLASRYGWVSLPEQFKVFDHDVVIYSALALFVIEFVADKIPWIDTLWDGVHTAIRPLGGALIAVSTLGEASPALQGLVALLGGGLAASSHLTKAGTRVTVNASPEPFSNWMLSLFEDAFVFALAGLALKFPLIALAVVIVAFVVCIAVLTYVVRTLRRVFARRRQSLFGEQPA
- a CDS encoding Ig-like domain-containing protein; amino-acid sequence: MLVRSLILLVLALLSGVSPASSQIRAEGASGRKATTLGALTAYAGFYHLQAVRVRAKLVTDQVGTALLSGETRLLAVGDAATAQVTGDVEVAGTFIDVGRLTHDDQRVSTYGLAALSQKVLQREWPAQGELLVIVVNEVRKAEPFTAPSVRGLALDPLRFDGQSVTVSGRFRGRNLFGDQPASPARSKFDFVIQLADASLWVVGRRPKGQGFDLNVDARVDTGRWLEVQGDVHTSKGLVWIEAIAIRTTQPVSDTTPVETTEVAPPAPPPQVIFSTPTAGEVDVTADARVRLQFSRDMTPQSFKGNVMAAYDAREAAERGIPPASTPPFVANYDQGRRTLELKFSAPFERFRTVIIRLAPGITAFDSQPLAPFELRFTVGG
- a CDS encoding OPT family oligopeptide transporter, yielding MAQPSFTPFVPPDQAPPEFTARAVLLGALFGLLFGASTVYLGLRAGLTVSASIPIAVLAISVLKRFGGSTILENNIVQTIGSAGESVAAGVVFTIPALIFLTPHGPAYFNYFQITVLAFAGGILGVLLMVPLRRALIVKEHGVLPYPEGAACADVLIAGERGGQLATLVFQGLGIGALFKALPWIFQIVRTEVGYTTPKTSAFPNATLNVDISPEYMGVGYVIGPRIAGEMVAGGVLSWLVLLPLLTIVGAYMPTPFPPAPPDGLRIIDMAPGQIWSQYIRYIGAGAVLAAGLITLARTIPTIVGSFRDSLKDFRAESAGHAPLRTERDLPIGIVLGGTLLLGVFLAVAPGMPTQGNPLAALLVVVFGFFFVTVASRIVGLIGSSSSPVSGMTIATLILTCTIFVAIGWTGDVYAPIALTVGAVVCIAAANAGATSQDLKTGFIVGATPRHQQVGLLVGVLVSALIIGLTTLYLHKVMVIGSNALPAPQATLMSTIIRGLLSQNLPWGLVLTGVFIAVTMELCGVRSLSFAVGAYLPIATTAPIFVGGVVRWLVERATGHHEQSEVSAGTLFSSGLIAGGSIAGIAYAVLYGSREYMPASLRVEDAQESLGRIPALHEGVAGHVIGLAVFLMLGVILARVGRRRVN
- a CDS encoding redox-sensing transcriptional repressor Rex, whose translation is MAEPERDRTGGDQVSELTTARLSVYLRCLESLDASGVNTVSSQGLATQFQLNAAQIRKDLAHFGEFGIRGVGYYVKDLKRHLRQILGLDRSIKVVIIGAGNLGVALADYAGFRLDGFDVVALLDTAREKVGQYSRSGVPIRHARELERLVEREKIDIAVVTVPPDAAQETVDGVVAAGIRAILNFSPVSPRVPPHVKLKNMDLTITFESLSFFLANGHVDP
- the moaC gene encoding cyclic pyranopterin monophosphate synthase MoaC — translated: MATSTRKRPRSSGLTHADAQGRVRMVDVSDKAVTSRMAVATGFVRVSAAARRLVRAGAVKKGDPLQAARLAGIMAAKGTATLIPLCHPLSLTGVLVDVELARGGIAITATVKTSGQTGVEMEALTAVAVAGLTVYDMLKAVDKSMVIEQIVLVEKRGGRSGDVVRRS
- a CDS encoding AMP-dependent synthetase/ligase, which produces MPTAVASQRRPYRFPPAVTSRLRSLAQLPADLLREHPRPDLLQQCTSAGLRPCATDAFVERVRATGLALADMGLQPGDRVAIMSETRQEWIVADMGIVTARLVTAPIYPTLSGLQARFILQDSGARGVFVSDVAQAEKILAVRHLLPALEFIVVFTDEVPPAAVRGSHTVLRLEGLIERGRALASDPLAVARYEAGIDAVAPDDLFTIIYTSGTTGEPKGVMLTHDNVLSNIAAVIPVLELDSGDVALSYLPLSHVFERMVTYLYLYEGLTVCHAESLDTLARDLQLVQPTVMTGVPRVYEKLHTKIHETVAAGPAFRRRLFDWAVRIGIDASAARHEGRALSPFLKMQEAVADGLVASKIRAKVGGRLRLAVSGSAPLPAHIARFFHAVGVPLIEGYGLTETSPVITVNPRDRPRFGSVGCVVDGVEVAIAEDGEILTRGPHVMKGYWNRPDETAAALSQGGWFHTGDIGTLGDDGFLTITDRKKELLVTSGGKKIAPAPIEALLKRHPLVAEAMIVGEARKFPAVLIVPNFTALEQRLKVLGLPSGSREELVTREDVVSLFHEVVEPLNRDLAQFERLKKLALLPAEFSIATGELTPTLKLRRRVVLERWHGVVERLYEQA
- a CDS encoding ferritin, whose amino-acid sequence is MSARVYEAINDQVNNELSASHSYLAMSGVCEELNFPGAAHWFRVQSEEERAHALRLFDFVHARNHVVSLRKIQNETTRATALVEVFRASLAQEEQVSQQIDALYDLAMQEKDFAAVVEMQWFVTEQVEEEKSARDIIAKLEMAGNDARALLEIDRELGARAGMPGGAGPRGGPPAAR
- the lepB gene encoding signal peptidase I, with amino-acid sequence MGPNPPSGFTPVVAPVSAQAADDALRVATAEVRRPSLWLRAAEELFTWFKTLASAAVYATLIVTFGFQVARVEGLSMAPTLSDQDRLIVNKAIYKLGEPHRGDIVMLWYPVDPDKSFVKRVIAEENDRVRIVDGRVFVNDVQLEDDYVPNEYRGHDDWGPQEIPEGYYFVMGDHRNNSSDSRHWGSVPKKYIIGKVQLRWWPLPKARIFD
- a CDS encoding LytR/AlgR family response regulator transcription factor, giving the protein MKISALVVDDEQPAREELCYLLSQVEAVEVIGQADNGVAALELLDDLEPDVVFLDVQMPGLTGFEVARQVAERMVQPHIVFVTAFDQYALDAFQVNAVDYLLKPVDPARLDQALGRARSRLELARAGVVSPQALAQIVEAVSARQTRRSPLVVKVADRILLVQAEDLIYASLNEDEVTVVASQVTGTSNYRTLDELQAQLDHAVFWRVHRSYLVNINKIKEIVPWFSRNFILRMRDAKATEIPVSRAQTKRLREYLQL
- a CDS encoding sensor histidine kinase — encoded protein: MLHEPRFLSAEQYLLVTLIVQLAGIAALSTMLVRFRRFRTLLLTERRDWPERVKFIGALGVPLAAGVGSRLLLGYAAADVSLGGAYLAGLVAGPYAGAIVGAMVGLTALAGGEWIALPLFVGCGFAGGGLREICPKDAIWHFSPFVLTGLFRYLWKLVRRLDVDWQMLLIAAPIALEVLRQVLGHRYGADRLFFFPANSAGMLGLTLLATTLTVAIPIKIWNLARVEHKLQEQEALLLEARIEALTSQINPHFLFNTLTSISSLIRTRPDTARMLINRLSGLLRRRLRAHDHFVSLRDELTAVDEYLDIECVRFGPSLRVDKDLDPATLDHVVPSMILQPLVENSIKHGLADKLGERLITLRSQRQGTVTVLEVIDNGIGIDEDRPARLPHGGIGLANVSERLRVIYGAQGRLAITSAPGQGTQVRLEIPDLLLPERRTA